From Chitinophagaceae bacterium, one genomic window encodes:
- a CDS encoding transcriptional regulator: MPIHVNIEDLLSARTVETDRIEFKQGWNPDAIYRSICAFANDFDNIGGGYILLGVKENKLTRTAQRPVNGLTTTEIADIQQKMIGFNNLLKPVYHPHFFIESVDEKQIVILWVPGGSNRPYLVPEMITAKGKRYFHYIRKYANSVKANLEEQQELISLANQVPFDDRANTKAQIEDISMLLVKNYLLKIKSRLADQVSKTPNLELLGQMELISGPNEHVFPRNVGLMLFSENPENFFPYTQVEIVEFPDGDAGSHYEQDPFTGPVPEQISRTLNYLKDKLIKEKVIKPADKAESIRISSYPYQAIEETLVNAFYHRDYQQREPIEIRIYPNSIIIINHGGPDKSIRLEAFNQGQVRSRRYRNRRLGEFLKELGLTEGRATGIPTILKALQDNGSSAPRFTSDDDRTFFEVELFKHPAFKEKAPFTLDTTQLKPTLDSIDAILNKLMEHCLLDHNDVMGSAIAGIQAGTIAEDINTIDNQADEVVGTISSTIAGTIAGAIAGAIAESEQKILDMANQPKDRETLLNRIGVTNQRKNYDNYMLPLVNKGWLTMTIPDKPTSPNQKYLTTLKGRLVLKFLKLT; this comes from the coding sequence ATTTGCTTTCTGCACGTACTGTAGAAACCGATCGAATTGAGTTCAAGCAAGGCTGGAACCCTGATGCGATCTACCGAAGTATTTGTGCTTTTGCAAATGATTTTGACAATATAGGAGGGGGCTACATTCTTTTAGGGGTAAAGGAAAATAAGCTTACCCGAACAGCCCAAAGGCCTGTGAATGGCCTCACAACAACTGAAATAGCAGACATTCAGCAAAAAATGATTGGTTTTAACAATTTACTGAAGCCCGTTTACCATCCTCATTTTTTTATTGAATCTGTTGATGAAAAACAGATTGTGATTCTTTGGGTACCGGGCGGTTCTAACCGCCCTTATCTGGTGCCGGAAATGATTACTGCTAAGGGAAAGCGATATTTTCATTATATACGCAAATACGCTAACTCCGTAAAGGCGAATCTTGAGGAACAACAAGAGCTTATTTCTTTGGCAAACCAAGTGCCATTTGATGACCGCGCCAATACAAAAGCTCAAATTGAAGATATTTCTATGCTACTTGTGAAGAATTATCTCTTGAAAATAAAAAGCCGTCTTGCAGACCAGGTGAGTAAAACTCCTAACTTGGAGTTGCTTGGACAGATGGAGCTTATATCCGGCCCTAATGAACATGTGTTTCCAAGAAATGTAGGCTTGATGCTTTTTTCAGAAAATCCAGAAAACTTTTTTCCTTACACACAAGTCGAAATAGTGGAGTTTCCTGATGGAGATGCAGGTTCACATTATGAACAAGATCCCTTTACAGGGCCTGTTCCGGAACAAATTAGCCGGACTTTAAACTATCTGAAAGATAAACTGATAAAAGAAAAAGTTATAAAGCCGGCAGATAAAGCTGAAAGCATTCGGATTTCCAGTTATCCTTATCAAGCCATTGAAGAAACCTTGGTAAATGCCTTTTATCACAGAGATTATCAGCAAAGAGAACCTATCGAAATCCGGATTTATCCAAATTCAATTATCATTATCAATCATGGTGGACCTGACAAGTCTATCCGTCTGGAAGCATTTAATCAGGGACAGGTTCGTAGCCGAAGATATCGGAACAGGAGACTCGGTGAATTCTTAAAAGAACTGGGACTCACCGAAGGACGGGCAACCGGGATACCAACCATATTGAAAGCATTGCAAGACAATGGTTCGTCTGCCCCACGTTTTACTTCAGATGATGACCGCACTTTTTTTGAAGTAGAACTTTTTAAACACCCGGCTTTTAAGGAAAAAGCTCCGTTTACACTTGATACTACTCAATTAAAACCGACCTTAGATAGCATTGATGCAATATTGAATAAACTGATGGAACATTGTCTGCTCGATCATAACGATGTAATGGGTAGTGCCATAGCTGGTATCCAAGCCGGTACCATAGCTGAAGATATAAATACTATTGATAATCAGGCGGATGAAGTAGTTGGTACTATAAGCAGTACCATAGCTGGTACCATAGCTGGTGCTATAGCTGGTGCTATAGCCGAAAGTGAGCAAAAAATCTTGGATATGGCAAATCAGCCGAAAGACCGGGAAACCCTACTTAACCGTATTGGAGTAACGAATCAAAGGAAAAACTACGATAATTATATGCTGCCTTTAGTAAACAAAGGCTGGCTCACCATGACCATCCCGGATAAACCTACCAGCCCCAATCAAAAATACCTGACTACCTTGAAAGGCCGGCTGGTATTGAAATTTTTAAAACTAACATAA